From a region of the Globicephala melas chromosome 19, mGloMel1.2, whole genome shotgun sequence genome:
- the NUTF2 gene encoding nuclear transport factor 2, translating into MGDKPIWEQIGSSFIQHYYQLFDNDRTQLGAIYIDASCLTWEGQQFQGKAAIVEKLSSLPFQKIQHSITAQDHQPTPDSCIISMVVGQLKADEDPIMGFHQMFLLKNINDAWVCTNDMFRLALHNFG; encoded by the exons ATGGGAGACAAGCCAATTTGGGAGCAGATTGGATCCAGCTTCATTCAACATTACTACCAGTTATTTGATAACGACAGAACCCAACTAGGCGCAATTTAT ATTGACGCGTCATGCCTTACGTGGGAAGGACAGCAATTCCAGGGGAAAGCTGCCATTGTGGAGAAATTGTCT AGCCTTCCGTTCCAGAAAATCCAGCATAGCATCACGGCGCAGGACCATCAGCCCACGCCAGATAGCTGCATCATCAGCATGGTTGTGGGCCAGCTCAAG GCCGATGAAGACCCCATCATGGGGTTCCACCAGATGTTCCTATTAAAGAACATCAATGATGCTTGGGTTTGCACCAATGACATGTTCAGGCTTGCCCTGCACAACTTTGGCTGA